From the genome of Methanothrix soehngenii GP6:
AATAAATGATCAAGATGATCAGCCATGCACCATCACTGACAGAATGGCAAAAATGCATAGCCAGCAAAACACTGCAATAACGGCCAGGCTCAATTGATGATAAAAAAAGATATAATAAATGGATTATAAGAGGCAGGCAAAATGGATTATGTTCTTCACCCCAAGTCAGAGATCGATAGCAGGATAAAAAAGCTAAAAGATCGGATGGACGACATCGACGGAGCCCTTCTATTTCAGGCGGTGGACATGTGCTACTTCTCTGGAACCGCCCAGGACGGACTGGTCTACATACCCAGAGACGGCGAGCCGATTATTATGATGAAAAGAAGCCTGGTGAGGGCAAAAGAGGAGTCGCCCCTGGAGGTCCGGCCGCTAAAGAATATGAGAAATCTAAAAGAGGACCTGGGCATCAAAACGAGCGCTACCATTGGCCTGGAGATGGATGTCCTTCCCTGCAGCTTCTACTTTAGGGTGAACAAGGCCCTGGAGGATGCTTCTTTTGTCGATGTTGCCGAGAGGATCAAGCATATCCGCTCAGTCAAGTCAGAGTTCGAGATAAAACTGGCCAAGGAAGCTGCACAGATGCTGGTGGAGGGATTCTCCACCGTTCCGGATCATATTAAAGAGGGAATGACTGAGGTGGAGCTGATGTGCCGCATGGAATCGGAGATGAGGCTGATGGGCCATCAGGGATCCCTGCGCTTTCGCCGCTTCAACAGCATCGTTCCCATAGGCCATATAATGTCCGGATCGAGCGCTGCCATCCCCAGCTTCCTGGCCTCGCCCACCGGCGGCAAGGGAACCTCGGTGGTGTTTCCTCATGGTCCAGGCTACAGAAAGATAAAGAGAAACGAACCGGTATTTGTGGACACGGTGGGCATCTGCAATGGATATATCGCCGATGCCACCAGGATCTTCTCTTTGGGCAAGATCGAGCCGGAGCTCGTGGAGGCCTACGAGGCCTCCTGCCAGATCGAGGAGGCCATCGCCAGGGAGATGAAGCCGGGCAGGACGGCTAGAGAGCTGTTCGAGCTCTCAGAATCAGAGGGGGCGCGCCTGGGCTATGGCGATTTCCTGGGTGGACCGGTAGGGAGCAAATGCGGCTTTGTGGGTCACGGTGTAGGTCTTGAGCTGGATGAGTATCCGGTGCTCGCCCCGCTGGACCACAAGATCCAGGAAGGGATGACCATCGCCGTGGAGCCCAAGATCATCTATCCGGGCAAAGGTGTTTTAGGGGTGGAGGACACCTTCCTGACGACATCATCTGGAGCCCTGAGGCTGACGGAGATGCCCCTGGAGATCTGGGAGGTCTGAGGCTTTGTCGATGGGATCAGAGGGTGCAGATCCGGTTTTGGGTTTTTGTGACGCTCCGTCGGGACAACTTCGCTAGAGGAGCTCCGCCTCAGTCTCATTTGCCATAACCTGGATGGATCCAAAACCTCTGGAGCTGGCATTCAGTGGGCGCCAGCTGTTCATGTACTGATTCACGATCACCGGATCGTAGTACTCTATGATC
Proteins encoded in this window:
- a CDS encoding M24 family metallopeptidase, with the protein product MDYVLHPKSEIDSRIKKLKDRMDDIDGALLFQAVDMCYFSGTAQDGLVYIPRDGEPIIMMKRSLVRAKEESPLEVRPLKNMRNLKEDLGIKTSATIGLEMDVLPCSFYFRVNKALEDASFVDVAERIKHIRSVKSEFEIKLAKEAAQMLVEGFSTVPDHIKEGMTEVELMCRMESEMRLMGHQGSLRFRRFNSIVPIGHIMSGSSAAIPSFLASPTGGKGTSVVFPHGPGYRKIKRNEPVFVDTVGICNGYIADATRIFSLGKIEPELVEAYEASCQIEEAIAREMKPGRTARELFELSESEGARLGYGDFLGGPVGSKCGFVGHGVGLELDEYPVLAPLDHKIQEGMTIAVEPKIIYPGKGVLGVEDTFLTTSSGALRLTEMPLEIWEV